In the Clostridium sporogenes genome, one interval contains:
- a CDS encoding DUF5659 domain-containing protein, with product MELVIYVIKNIRLKNYLYSLGLSYKKQIDKTGKQDYIYLFKDTERLRQAITFYTEFHKNKRNICGT from the coding sequence GTGGAATTAGTTATATATGTCATTAAAAATATAAGATTAAAAAATTATTTATACAGTTTAGGATTAAGTTATAAAAAACAAATAGACAAAACAGGAAAACAAGATTATATATATCTATTTAAAGATACAGAAAGACTTAGACAAGCAATAACATTTTATACAGAATTTCATAAAAATAAGCGAAATATTTGTGGTACATAA
- a CDS encoding GIY-YIG nuclease family protein yields the protein MINLSGIPAILYAPFEKYGNENIRIKKSVYTNNNNKSYIRDRSIKMLAKRMSKLGKIKSKINVDESIDIENDGGIYMLYSINGERMYIGETANFIKRYKSHISALRNKRHHNELLQFIYNKYGEEDLLYIPICKCPDFMRIYIERAYINKFELEAMNDNRYTCRTIDVDNSGYLILNTIDIKYRIIIESHRKWKYSEYNFTYEDYFKKMINEGMKIKKSGFKWIDEFESIKNLNMILDHIKEYYDFQQLTLDYVAIAIFNDILGKESDRNVFYKYRIKNEKDFESDDLIYNIYKEIRKNDKFRSDIINASIILGMDYNPHKQKKCQLDYIESIIYDLKAENVFDLLYIYIIYLIITATMEMRLNS from the coding sequence TTGATAAATTTATCTGGAATACCAGCTATTTTATATGCCCCTTTTGAAAAATACGGTAATGAAAATATTAGGATAAAAAAGAGTGTATATACTAATAATAATAATAAAAGTTATATAAGAGATAGGAGCATAAAAATGTTAGCTAAAAGAATGTCAAAATTAGGAAAAATTAAAAGCAAGATAAATGTAGATGAAAGTATAGACATTGAAAATGATGGTGGAATTTATATGCTTTATAGTATAAATGGGGAAAGAATGTATATTGGAGAGACAGCAAATTTTATAAAGAGGTACAAATCTCATATTAGTGCTTTAAGAAATAAAAGGCATCACAATGAATTGCTGCAATTTATATATAATAAATATGGAGAAGAAGATTTGCTATATATACCAATTTGTAAATGTCCAGATTTCATGAGAATATATATAGAAAGAGCATACATTAACAAATTTGAATTAGAAGCAATGAATGACAATCGCTATACATGTAGAACAATAGATGTAGATAATAGTGGCTATTTAATTTTAAACACGATAGATATAAAATATAGAATTATTATTGAATCTCACAGAAAATGGAAATATAGCGAATACAATTTTACATATGAAGACTACTTCAAAAAAATGATTAATGAGGGTATGAAAATAAAGAAAAGTGGATTTAAATGGATAGATGAATTTGAAAGTATTAAAAATCTTAATATGATTTTAGATCATATTAAAGAATATTATGATTTTCAGCAGTTGACATTAGATTATGTAGCTATAGCAATTTTTAATGATATATTAGGAAAAGAAAGCGATAGGAATGTTTTTTATAAATATAGAATTAAAAATGAAAAAGATTTTGAAAGTGATGATTTAATATATAATATATACAAAGAAATAAGAAAAAATGACAAATTCAGAAGTGATATTATAAATGCATCAATTATATTAGGAATGGATTATAATCCCCATAAACAAAAAAAGTGTCAATTAGACTATATAGAGAGTATAATTTATGATTTAAAAGCAGAAAATGTATTTGATTTATTATATATATATATTATATATTTGATTATTACTGCTACGATGGAGATGAGGTTAAATTCCTAG
- a CDS encoding helix-turn-helix domain-containing protein has protein sequence MTNYTISSNFDITNLRISDGAYRCYMLLQSLAYGSKTEVYPSIKYIACSLGRSCRTINRYIKELVSLNLIVKRRRGSISNLYVLVQKKINNAVERLKQAKNDSNKKDIKSNKNNNYSTSVKKDKFNDFEQRNYDFEKLEDLLLAKKGNLSECLI, from the coding sequence ATGACCAATTACACTATCTCTTCAAATTTTGATATTACTAATTTAAGAATTTCAGACGGAGCATACAGATGTTATATGTTGTTACAAAGTTTAGCATATGGTTCTAAAACCGAGGTTTATCCTAGTATTAAATATATAGCTTGTTCTTTAGGGAGAAGCTGTAGAACCATTAATAGATACATAAAAGAATTAGTATCTCTCAATCTCATTGTTAAGCGTAGGCGTGGCAGTATATCAAATTTATATGTATTAGTCCAAAAGAAAATTAATAATGCTGTAGAGCGTCTAAAACAAGCTAAGAATGATTCCAATAAAAAAGATATTAAGAGTAACAAGAATAACAATTATAGTACTTCTGTAAAAAAAGATAAATTTAATGATTTTGAACAAAGAAACTATGATTTTGAAAAGTTGGAAGATTTGTTACTGGCCAAAAAGGGTAACTTATCTGAGTGTTTAATTTGA
- a CDS encoding site-specific integrase: protein MAKLRLKNLNKTTNKTVREIYEDYLNYCTSIGQREKTIESKEKFGKYELIKVVNLDSNIKELTREKIEKHIINMRKEGYKGNTYQTYVIKMRAFLSYCFNNNYLTKFTIKIPNVLLEKKEVYTEEEVIKLLKKPNINTCLVGDFRSWSICSFLLSTGCRAETLLNVHVEDVNFSTDSILFRHMKTKRQITVPLSNTLKVNLMEYIQRMGLKQEDYLFPLLNGEKMRYDTCHQNLKNYFKHRNVKFHGVNTFRNTFATMALKNGAGIYLVQKCLGHADIKMTERYINLLPLDVKNDIQKFNPLDVLSKKTMRMTIKRGGRR, encoded by the coding sequence ATGGCTAAATTAAGGTTGAAAAACTTAAATAAAACAACTAATAAAACTGTGAGAGAAATTTATGAAGATTATTTAAATTATTGTACAAGCATCGGTCAAAGAGAAAAAACTATAGAGAGCAAAGAAAAGTTTGGGAAATATGAATTAATAAAAGTAGTAAATTTAGATTCAAATATCAAAGAATTAACTAGAGAAAAGATAGAAAAACATATAATAAATATGCGTAAAGAAGGATATAAAGGAAATACTTATCAGACATATGTTATAAAAATGAGAGCTTTTTTAAGCTATTGTTTTAATAATAACTATCTTACTAAATTTACGATAAAAATACCTAATGTTTTATTAGAAAAAAAGGAAGTTTATACGGAAGAAGAAGTTATAAAATTATTGAAAAAACCTAACATAAATACTTGTCTTGTAGGAGATTTTAGAAGTTGGTCAATTTGTTCATTTCTTTTGTCAACAGGTTGTCGTGCTGAAACTTTGTTAAATGTTCATGTAGAAGATGTTAACTTTAGTACAGATAGCATACTTTTTAGACATATGAAAACTAAAAGACAAATAACTGTACCATTAAGCAATACCTTAAAAGTTAATTTAATGGAATATATTCAAAGAATGGGATTAAAGCAAGAAGATTATTTATTTCCTTTGCTAAATGGGGAAAAGATGAGATATGATACTTGTCATCAAAATTTAAAAAATTATTTTAAACATAGAAATGTAAAATTCCATGGAGTGAACACTTTTAGAAATACATTTGCCACAATGGCACTTAAAAATGGGGCAGGGATATATCTCGTCCAAAAATGTCTTGGGCATGCGGATATAAAAATGACCGAAAGATATATAAATTTACTACCGTTAGATGTCAAAAATGATATACAGAAGTTTAATCCTCTCGATGTGTTGTCTAAAAAAACTATGAGAATGACAATTAAAAGAGGGGGTAGAAGATAA
- a CDS encoding helix-turn-helix domain-containing protein, giving the protein MKGIEYVLALYNMAHIELARELGITRQNINQWIKGKGKIPKKYLPVLSQMFNVPEEYFQKEINDIDKLIIQKEKLKMELKPSINEYQLRFSVDTKDLEEEPVYNSNSLNQIEVEIKKAKVIEDIREALSSFDNDIELQIFEQIALLLKKYRIEKIFGYTVDAVSHYYSVLPEWVGDPESDDFVEEFLDLAQKYDGIE; this is encoded by the coding sequence GTGAAAGGTATTGAATATGTATTGGCATTATATAATATGGCGCATATAGAATTAGCAAGGGAATTAGGTATAACTAGGCAAAATATTAATCAATGGATAAAAGGCAAAGGTAAGATACCAAAAAAATATTTACCCGTTCTTTCCCAAATGTTTAATGTTCCAGAAGAATATTTTCAAAAAGAGATTAATGATATTGATAAATTAATTATTCAAAAAGAGAAATTAAAGATGGAATTAAAACCAAGTATTAATGAATATCAATTACGTTTTTCAGTAGATACTAAAGACTTAGAAGAAGAACCAGTATATAATTCTAATTCACTTAATCAAATTGAAGTGGAAATTAAAAAGGCTAAAGTTATTGAAGATATTAGAGAAGCGTTAAGTAGCTTTGATAATGATATCGAACTACAAATATTTGAACAAATTGCATTATTATTAAAAAAATATAGAATAGAGAAGATATTTGGATATACAGTCGATGCGGTTTCTCACTATTATTCTGTTTTGCCAGAGTGGGTAGGAGATCCTGAAAGTGATGATTTTGTAGAAGAGTTTTTAGATTTAGCTCAAAAATATGATGGAATAGAATAG
- a CDS encoding type II toxin-antitoxin system HicA family toxin: MKPLEIKLNREFTKLQKELEDYWFDEGNDKISNFVDKIARENLFKIQNISQEIEKYCKSQDFTIEKCNELIYEFSYIVNEFGKYLSSDNAKGFTKDLIESTMGESKSIIDEIKILIATTYYANLQKLANKMDCRTYQTIGRITFILNTVTDEIMNPYKKLINDEINIVENILHDKAYEIEKIETKNKNNKSNVKKIFDYKKMDKLIKDYGFEEVRQSGDHKIYSNGEKSIPVPQHELGKGLSFKIQKQIS; this comes from the coding sequence ATGAAACCATTAGAGATTAAATTGAACAGGGAATTTACGAAATTACAAAAAGAATTAGAGGATTATTGGTTTGATGAAGGTAATGATAAAATAAGCAATTTTGTTGATAAGATTGCTAGAGAAAATTTATTTAAAATACAAAATATAAGTCAGGAGATTGAAAAATACTGTAAAAGTCAAGATTTTACAATTGAAAAATGCAATGAGTTAATATATGAATTTTCATATATAGTAAATGAATTTGGAAAATACTTGAGTAGTGATAATGCTAAAGGATTTACAAAAGATTTAATTGAAAGCACTATGGGAGAAAGTAAAAGTATAATTGACGAAATAAAAATATTGATAGCAACAACTTATTATGCTAATTTACAAAAGTTAGCTAACAAGATGGATTGTAGGACTTATCAGACAATAGGAAGAATAACTTTTATTTTAAATACTGTTACGGATGAGATTATGAATCCATATAAAAAACTTATAAATGATGAAATAAATATAGTAGAAAACATTCTACATGATAAAGCTTATGAAATTGAGAAAATAGAGACAAAAAACAAAAATAATAAAAGTAATGTAAAAAAAATATTTGACTATAAGAAAATGGATAAATTAATAAAGGATTATGGATTTGAGGAAGTAAGACAAAGTGGAGATCATAAAATTTATAGTAATGGAGAAAAAAGTATTCCAGTACCACAACATGAGCTAGGAAAAGGTTTAAGTTTTAAAATCCAAAAACAAATTAGTTAA
- a CDS encoding metallophosphoesterase, with product MIFVTGDTHIPRDIEKLNELNFLEYKNLTKNDYVIITGDFGGVWNNSCLELYYRNWLNNKPWTTLFVDGNHENFDLLNSYKVEEWHGGKVHFITENIIHLMRGQVFTINGLEFFTMGGATSTDKENRREHISWWEEEVPDSNEMAEGLANLEKHNNEVDYILTHTCSSSALKDINKIYGFQPKPEENLNRYLQIIEEKVKFKKWYFGHFHEDIEIDQKHTLIFEKIYKIQ from the coding sequence ATGATATTTGTTACTGGAGATACCCACATCCCTAGAGATATAGAAAAACTAAATGAATTAAACTTTCTAGAATATAAAAATTTAACTAAAAATGATTATGTTATTATTACAGGTGATTTTGGTGGAGTTTGGAACAATTCTTGTTTAGAATTGTATTATAGAAATTGGTTGAATAATAAGCCTTGGACTACCTTATTTGTGGATGGAAATCACGAAAACTTTGATTTGTTAAATTCCTATAAAGTAGAAGAATGGCATGGAGGTAAGGTGCATTTTATAACAGAAAATATTATTCATTTAATGAGAGGACAGGTATTTACTATCAATGGCTTAGAATTCTTCACTATGGGTGGAGCTACTTCAACAGATAAAGAGAATAGACGGGAACATATATCTTGGTGGGAGGAAGAAGTTCCTGATTCTAACGAAATGGCAGAAGGATTAGCTAATTTAGAAAAACATAACAATGAAGTAGATTATATATTAACTCATACTTGTTCCAGTTCAGCGCTAAAAGATATAAATAAAATATATGGTTTTCAACCTAAGCCTGAGGAAAATTTAAATAGATATCTTCAAATAATAGAGGAAAAAGTGAAATTCAAAAAATGGTATTTTGGTCACTTCCATGAGGATATAGAAATAGATCAAAAACATACATTGATATTTGAAAAAATATATAAAATACAGTAG